In the Engystomops pustulosus chromosome 2, aEngPut4.maternal, whole genome shotgun sequence genome, one interval contains:
- the LOC140119860 gene encoding uncharacterized protein, whose translation MNVDPVSSCRRLFPLVPDSGGFCPSLGYKRISGDISLFSQVLHVGSFQESCGGRRSGEEIPSSVTEEGDESTRGSHGRPPSSPCGEVENNQSDLYTEEGNHEDKRQLSCPKREKSFTQECNQYRRSHTRKKPYSCTECGICFTKKEHLVRHQRTHSENKPFLCNECGKCFIQKSGLIYHQRIHTGEKPFSCTVCGKCFAHGSNLVVHQRIHTGEKPFSCTECEKCFRKKYDLVIHQRIHTGEKPFSCTECEKCFAHESNLIVHKRSHTGEKPFSCTKCEKCFRRKYHLVKHQKHQKGEKPLSCTECGKCFCSKVELFRHQRIHTSEAILMY comes from the exons atgaatgtggatcccgtctcctcctgcaggagattattccccttagttcctgattctggaggtttctgtccatcacttggatataagagaatctctggagacatttccttgttttctcaggtccttcatgttggatctttccaggaaagttgtggtggaaggaggagcggagaggaaatcccctcatcagtgacagaggagg gagatgaaagtacaagaggttcccatggacgccccccctcatctccttgtggtgaagtagaaaATAATCAATCAGATCTTtacacagaggagggaaatcatgaAGATAAGAGGCAGTTATCATGTCCGAAACGTGAGAAGAGTTTTACCCAGGAATGTAATCAATATCGGAGAAGTCACACAAGgaagaagccatattcatgtactgaatgtgggataTGCTTTACCAAGAAAGAACATCTTGTtagacaccagagaactcactcagaaaataagccattcttatgtaatgaatgtgggaaatgttttatccagAAATCAGGTCTTATttaccatcagagaattcacacaggagagaagccattttcatgtactgtatgtggtaaatgttttgccCATGGATCAAACCTTgttgtacatcagagaattcacacaggggagaagccattttcatgtactgaatgtgagaaatgttttaggAAAAAATACgatcttgttatacatcagagaattcacacaggagagaagccattttcatgtactgaatgtgagaaatgttttgccCATGAATCAAACCTTATTGTACataagagaagtcacacaggggagaagccattctcgtgtactaaatgtgaaaaatgttttagaAGGAAATACCATCTTGTTAAACACCAGAAACATCAAAAAGGAGAGAAGCCtctttcatgtacagaatgtgggaaatgtttttgcaGCAAAGTAGAGCTTtttagacatcagagaatccacacaagtgaagccattctcatgtactga
- the LOC140119844 gene encoding uncharacterized protein, producing the protein MEEWEYIEGHKDQYKDMMMEDHQPLTSPDGSSQRNPPERCPSPEDSQDIKEESEENVPLDHQEIYGRESTNELEDPKSELAEDYYQSQIGKQRPKQVKVFPCAGCGKTFIRELDLVEHQRIHTGDESFPESGNSSAQEPSLESYQRTRPEEKRFPCPECGKCFAHKGDVPRHQRIHTGERPFSCLECGKCFLQKKQWQVHQRTHTGERPFPCSECGKCFSRKTHLQVHERTHTGEKPFSCSECARCFSSQIQLHRHQKNHTGEKLSCSECGKCYATKFELQGHQRIHTGEKPFLCSECGKSFTLKSNLKKHQRIHTGDKSFTCPECEKRFLHKVQLQRHQRSHTGEKPFSCSECGKCFSFKIELQAHERTHTGEKPFPCLECGKCYTDKSALVRHQRRHNREKFTCPDCAKSFVHKVSFERHQRIHTEEKPF; encoded by the exons atggaggagtgggagtatatagaaggacacaaggaccagtacaaggacatgatgatggaggaccaccagcccctcacatcaccag atggatccagtcagagaaatcccccagagagatgtcccagtcctgaagattcccaagATATTAAAGAGGAATCGGAGGAGAATGTCCctctggatcatcag GAAATTTATGGAAGAGAATCAACTAATGAACTAGAAGATCCCAAATCGGAGTTAGCGGAAG ATTATTATCAATCACAGATTGGCAAACAAAGACCTAAACAAGTAAAAGTCTTTCCCTGTGCTGGATGCGGGAAAACCTTCATTAGAGAATTAGATCTTGTtgaacaccagagaattcacacaggagatgaATCTTTCCCTGAAAGTGGGAATAGTTCTGCTCAAGAACCAAGTCTTGAAAGCTACCAAAGAACTCGCCCAGAGGAGAAGCGGTttccatgtccagaatgtgggaaatgttttgcgcATAAGGGTGATGTTCcgagacatcagagaattcacacaggggagcggccattttcatgtttggaatgtgggaaatgttttttgcaGAAAAAGCAATGGCAGgtgcatcagagaactcacacgggggagagaCCATTcccttgttcagaatgtgggaaatgtttttcacgTAAAACTCATCTTCAGGTACAtgaaagaactcacacaggggagaagccgttttcttgttcagaatgtgcGAGATGTTTCTCTTCTCAAATTCAACTTCACAGACATCAGAAAaaccacacgggagagaagctgTCGTGTTCAGAATGCGGAAAATGTTATGCGACTAAATTTGAACTTCAAggacatcaaagaattcacacaggtgaaaagccatttttatgttcagaatgtggaaaatctttTACACTTAAAAGCAATCTTaagaaacatcagagaattcacacaggggataaGTCATTCACTTGTCCAGAGTGTGAGAAGCGTTTTTTGCATAAAGTTCAACTTCagagacatcagagaagtcacacgggggagaagccattttcgtgttcagaatgtggaaaatgtttttcattTAAAATTGAGCTCCAGgcacatgagagaactcacacaggagagaagccgttccCATGTttggaatgtggaaaatgttatacAGATAAATCGGCTCTTGTGAGACACCAAAGACGTCACAATAGAGAAAAGTTTACGTGTCCTGATTGTGCAAAGTCTTTTGTACATAAAGTTAGTTTTgaaagacatcagagaattcacacagaggAGAAACCATTTTAG